TATTTTCCGCCGTCTTGTTCTGCTTCGATCTTCACGTCCAGCGGCACCCGCCGCGAAGGATCGGGCAGGGGGCCCATGACGGTTTCCATCTGGTGCTTGATGTGCATGCGGCGCACACCCCAGTCGGCCGGTGTCTTGACCGGGCGCATGTTTCCTTGATCGTCACGCACCTGCAACAGGTCGGCATGATTGGTGTACGTGGCCGCCACGACCGGCGTCTCAGCCGTGTGTACGTCGCCGATCCGTAGGTTCTCGAACCAGTACGCACCGCTTCGACCGGAGGTGAACAAGTCGATGTCCCCGTCACCGTCGATATCGATCAACTTGGGGTCGACGTCAAAGCCCGCCGTACTATCCACGTTGGCAATCCGAAAACGCTCCCAGGTGCGCGTCTGGGGCAGGAACTGGTAATAGTAAATCACCAGCGGATCCCATTCGCCGAGATCGTTCCCGTCGTGTCCCAAGTACCGCTTGCCAGTGACGAGTTCGGGCTTGCCATCTCCGTCCAGGTCGGCGATTTCCACGGTGTGAGGTTGCGACCACGAGGTGTCAATGGCGTGCGGCGTCCATTGCCGGTGGTTGTTCACCGTGGTCTGTTCGAGCCACCACAGGCCGATGCCGTGGCCACGCCCCCAGGCCAGGTCCAGGTCGCCGTCGGCGTCGAAATCGGCGCAGACGATCGGCACGCTGGCCCCCGGCCCTAAGTTGAACTCCGGGTGCCATGTCCAGCGCCCGTGACGGCGATCTTCGGGCGCTTCGAGCCAGCCTTCCGCGCCGATCAGATCCTGTCGGCCGTCGCGGTTGATGTCGCCCGCGCCGTTGCCGTGGCTGACAAGCTCGGTGGGTAAGTCGTAACGGGCAAATTCCGCTTTGCGGTCGGCGCCGCCGGGCATGATGTTCCACCAGGCGGCAAAGTCGCGACCGTTCGGAAACAAGTCAAGCCGGCCGTCCCCATCCACGTCGACCAAGCGCGCGGTCTCCATGGGGCCAGGGCGCTCGACCACGTGCTCGGGCCAGGGGCCGTCGGCCTTGCCGGGGTTTTCGACCCAGCCAAGCTTGCGGCTCCGATAATTGGCGATCAGGAAATCGGTCCAGCCGTCGCCATTCACGTCGAACGGAGCGCAAGTGTAATCGTCGAAGCGACCGTTGATAAACTCGACCTGCCGCAGTTCGCGGGGCTGCCAACTTGGCGCTTCGTACCAGCGGCCGCCGGTCACCAGGTCGAGCTTGCCGTCACGATTGACGTCGAACACCGCGCCGGCGCTATAAGTCGACTGGCGATCGACCACGTGCTCGCGAAAGCGCACCCGTTTGGCGGCAAACGCATGGGCTGGAATTGCCAACGCCGTCAACGAGAAGACATAGACCAGGGAGCGAAAGCCGGGCGAGCGCAACATGCTGAGC
Above is a genomic segment from Planctomycetota bacterium containing:
- a CDS encoding alpha/beta fold hydrolase produces the protein MLRSPGFRSLVYVFSLTALAIPAHAFAAKRVRFREHVVDRQSTYSAGAVFDVNRDGKLDLVTGGRWYEAPSWQPRELRQVEFINGRFDDYTCAPFDVNGDGWTDFLIANYRSRKLGWVENPGKADGPWPEHVVERPGPMETARLVDVDGDGRLDLFPNGRDFAAWWNIMPGGADRKAEFARYDLPTELVSHGNGAGDINRDGRQDLIGAEGWLEAPEDRRHGRWTWHPEFNLGPGASVPIVCADFDADGDLDLAWGRGHGIGLWWLEQTTVNNHRQWTPHAIDTSWSQPHTVEIADLDGDGKPELVTGKRYLGHDGNDLGEWDPLVIYYYQFLPQTRTWERFRIANVDSTAGFDVDPKLIDIDGDGDIDLFTSGRSGAYWFENLRIGDVHTAETPVVAATYTNHADLLQVRDDQGNMRPVKTPADWGVRRMHIKHQMETVMGPLPDPSRRVPLDVKIEAEQDGGKYRRIKLTYAAEPGDRVPAWLLIPKDLKKPAAAMLCLHQTNKRGKDSAAGLAERPAVQYAAHLAERGYVCLAPDYPSFGEYNYDFKNGSGKYYSGSMKAIWNNVRAIDLLETLPEVDVNKIGAVGHSLGGHNALFTAVFDLRLRAVITSCGFTAFPDYYGGKLAGWTSDRYMPAIRDKFELDPARMPFDFHEVLAAIAPRALFVNAPLHDSNFDVAGVRKVIASVEPVYELLGAKSRLVVEYPDAPHDFVDPVREQAYEWLETAFKKK